The Vigna unguiculata cultivar IT97K-499-35 chromosome 6, ASM411807v1, whole genome shotgun sequence genome contains a region encoding:
- the LOC114186743 gene encoding uncharacterized protein LOC114186743 produces the protein MSSTDNNHNPSPQVSSFGRSMYRLRQEQVHSLEENHRSGTRDSELESFQKQVTDRFEDLFRASDDELLSIEWIQKLLNAFICCHEEFRAILLNNKEQLSNSPLDRSMTEFFERLVKALDICNASSNGIEKVRAWLKHLEIVLCALSSNQRALSEGHVLRARKALMDLAVAMLDEKDCSSVFPQRNRSFGRNNTNNKDHRRHFTALSRSHSWSVSRSWSAAKQLHSIASNLIPPRGSEIVATNGLAIPVYTMNYVLLFVLWTLVAAVPCQDRGLNIQMSVPRQFSWGVPVTSLHDRIKKRERRSSNGLLKEINKVESCVRNMTDLVDSVQFPVSDEQKMEVEERVKELSVVCGALRDGLDPLERQVREVFRKIMTCRAEGLDYTS, from the coding sequence ATGTCCTCTACTGATAATAATCACAACCCTTCTCCACAAGTTTCTTCCTTTGGCCGCTCTATGTATCGTCTCAGGCAGGAACAGGTTCATTCTTTGGAAGAGAATCACAGATCCGGTACCAGGGATTCGGAGCTTGAATCATTCCAAAAGCAGGTTACTGATCGATTTGAGGACCTGTTCAGGGCCAGTGACGATGAATTGCTCTCAATTGAGTGGATACAGAAGCTTCTGAATGCTTTTATCTGCTGCCATGAGGAATTCAGAGCTATTCTGTTGAACAACAAAGAGCAACTCTCGAATTCCCCTCTGGACCGATCAATGACTGAATTCTTTGAGAGGCTGGTGAAGGCACTTGACATTTGTAATGCAAGCAGCAACGGGATTGAGAAGGTTCGGGCGTGGCTAAAGCATTTGGAAATTGTCTTGTGTGCGTTGAGTTCAAATCAGAGAGCATTGAGTGAAGGCCATGTCCTGAGGGCAAGAAAGGCACTGATGGATTTGGCAGTGGCAATGTTAGACGAGAAAGATTGCAGTTCAGTTTTTCCTCAGCGTAACAGGTCTTTTGGTCGGAATAACACGAACAACAAGGATCATCGCCGCCACTTCACAGCTCTTTCTCGATCACATTCATGGAGTGTATCAAGATCCTGGTCTGCAGCCAAGCAACTTCATTCAATTGCAAGCAATTTGATTCCCCCTCGTGGGAGTGAAATTGTTGCAACAAATGGGCTTGCGATTCCTGTTTATACCATGAATTATGTTCTGTTGTTTGTTTTGTGGACTCTTGTTGCAGCTGTTCCTTGTCAAGATAGAGGCCTGAATATTCAGATGTCAGTTCCACGGCAATTCTCATGGGGCGTTCCGGTTACTTCACTTCATGATCGGATCAAGAAACGAGAGCGACGAAGCTCAAATGGTTTGTTGAAGGAGATAAATAAAGTTGAAAGTTGTGTTCGGAACATGACTGATTTGGTAGATTCAGTTCAGTTTCCAGTGAGTGATGAGCAGAAAATGGAAGTTGAGGAGAGGGTGAAAGAGCTAAGTGTTGTTTGTGGAGCCTTAAGAGATGGATTGGATCCATTGGAGAGGCAAGTGAGGGAAGTGTTTCGGAAGATTATGACTTGCAGAGCTGAGGGACTTGATTACACAAGCTAG
- the LOC114186699 gene encoding protein FAM135B-like, which produces MFRRLGWFVGLNQTNLSTKRLLNAHHQPPSSGKPNHQPLMLDAVYEVAVYIHRFHNLDLFEQGWYRIKVTMRWEDDDDDDSYPGIPARVVQYEAPEVSSADNFCGVWMIDDKDNSFSTPSFRIRYARQDVFLSIMISFYLSYGVHEAKSSAVILKFELFHTPTPEMGPEIQSSLDACAASVHEYRIPPKALLGLHSYCPVYFDAFHAVLVDTSVHISLLKSGYRTPQLKVPSNSLASEGTGREDYLRLNKAAFVKELMAAHDILLDDLLRISRGINQAIDLAGINFDSVVTKSLNSPSPAHEKNTDDGTSLQLSDGTKVNAESWDDMLNSFQSIGSQILYLWNTFLKFHRENKTKILEFLRNSWANDRRTEWSIWMMYSKVDMPHQYMSNGVEGTSLYRSLRGGRLASTRRFSDDPIQTATMRAELHRRGIAQMKINNRSLQDMYIYEDPLRVPIIIVERLENMYRSTRVKSYFLPFEAEDKHILENGSKAVIKLPGNHPQQNDHVLRVVVFVHGFQGHHLDLRLIRNQWLLLDPKIHVLMSESNEDKTSEDFREMGLRLAQEVISFLKKKMDRASKVGNLKDIKISFVGHSIGNLIVRAALAESIMEPYLRYLCTYVSISGPHLGYMYSSNSLFNSGLWLLKKIKGTQCIHQLTFTDDHDLENTFIYNLSKKKTLTNFKNVILLSSPQDGYVPYHSARIELSPAATLDFSKQGKVFLEMLNNCLDQLRTNSDHRVVMRCDINFGTSSYGKRSFNTIIGRAAHIEFLECDIFVKFIMWSFPELFC; this is translated from the exons ATGTTTCGGAGACTAGGATGGTTTGTGGGTTTGAATCAAACCAATTTGTCAACCAAAAGGTTGCTCAATGCCCACCACCAACCTCCCTCCTCTGGTAAGCCAAATCACCAACCCCTTATGCTGGATGCTGTTTACGAAGTTGCTGTTTACATTCATAGGTTTCACAATCTCGACCTTTTCGAACAAGG ATGGTACAGAATCAAGGTTACCATGAGATGGGAGGACGATGACGATGACGACTCCTATCCCGGGATTCCTGCCCGGGTTGTTCAGTATGAAG CTCCTGAAGTTAGTAGCGCTGACAATTTTTGTGGAGTTTGGATGATTGATGATAAAGATAACAGTTTTTCAACACCATCATTCCGGATCAGATATGCAAGGCAGGATGTATTTCTCTCTATAATGATCTCATTCTATCTATCTTATGGTGTACATGAG GCGAAGTCCTCTGCTGTTATCTTGAAGTTTGAGCTCTTTCACACTCCAACACCTGAAATGGG GCCAGAGATACAAAGTTCATTGGATGCATGTGCAGCTTCAGTTCACGAGTACAGAATCCCTCCTAAAGCTCTTCTGGGATTGCATTCATATTGTCCTGTATATTTTGATGCTTTCCATGCAGTTCTTGTTGATACTAGTGTTCATATCAGTCTACTAAAATCTGGTTATCGCACACCACAACTGAAGGTACCAAG TAATTCTTTGGCTTCTGAAGGAACTGGCCGTGAAGACTACCTTAGGTTAAACAAG GCTGCGTTCGTCAAAGAGTTGATGGCTGCACATGATATTCTGCTTGATGACCTATTAAGAATAAGCAGAGGAATTAACCAAGCTATTGATTTGGCCGGAATTAATTTTGATTCAGTTGTTACTAAATCATTAAATTCTCCTTCTCCTGCTCATGAAAAAAATACCGATGATGGGACATCACTTCAACTGTCTGATGGGACAAAAGTCAATGCTGAG TCTTGGGATGATATGCTAAACTCCTTCCAGTCTATTGGGAGTCAGATCTTATATCTCTGGAATACATTTCTGAAATTCCACAG ggaaaataaaacaaagataCTGGAATTTCTGCGTAACTCATGGGCTAACGATCGAAGAACTGAGTGGTCAATATGGATGATGTACTCCAAGGTTGATATGCCTCACCAGTACATGAGTAATGGAGTTGAAGGGACATCATTGTATCGTAGCTTACGTGGTGGTAGATTAGCAAGTACAAGGAGGTTTAGTGATGAT CCCATTCAGACTGCAACAATGCGAGCTGAACTTCATAGGCGTGGTATAGCACAAATGAAG ATCAACAATCGATCACTTCAAGACATGTATATATATGAAGATCCTTTGCGTGTTCCTATCATTATTGTAGAACGCTTGGAGAACATGTACCGTTCTACCAGAGTGAAGTCATATTTCCTTCCTTTTGAGGCCGAAGATAAACATATCCTGGAAAATGGATCTAAAGCCGTAATCAAGTTGCCTGGGAATCACCCACAACAAAATGACCATGTTTTGAGAGTAGTTGTTTTTGTTCACGGGTTTCAG GGACATCATTTAGATTTACGGCTTATTCGGAACCAGTGGCTTCTATTAGACCCCAAAATACATGTTCTTATGTCTGAGTCAAACGAAGACAAAACATCTGAAGACTTCAGAGAAATGGGATTGCGGCTTGCTCAGGAAGTGATCTCTTTTCTGAAAAAGAAGATGGACAGAGCTTCAAAAGTTGGAAACTTGAAAGATATTAAGATTAGCTTTGTTGGTCATTCTATTGGGAACCTCATTGTGAGAGCTGCTTTGGCAG aaaGCATCATGGAGCCATATCTAAGATACTTGTGTACATACGTTTCTATATCTGGTCCACACTTGGGTTACATGTATAGTTCGAACTCTCTATTCAATTCAGGATTGTGGCTCTTGAAGAAGATCAAGGGCACACAATGCATCCACCAACTAACTTTCACTGATGACCATGATCTTGAGAACACCTTCATATACAATCTTTCAAAG AAGAAGACACTGACAAACTTTAAGAATGTGATTCTTTTATCCTCACCTCAG GATGGTTATGTTCCATATCATTCTGCCAGAATAGAACTGAGTCCAGCAGCTACGTTGGACTTTTCTAAACAAGGGAAAGTGTTTCTGGAGATGTTAAATAATTGCTTGGACCAACTCAGAACTAACTCTGACCATCGTGTTGTCATGCGCTGTGACATTAACTTCGGAACCTCTTCCTACGGCAAGAGGAGCTTCAACACAATTATTGGACGTGCTGCTCATATTGAATTCTTGGAATGTGACATTTTTGTCAAGTTCATAATGTGGTCTTTTCCAGAGCTGTTTTGTTAG
- the LOC114188898 gene encoding bidirectional sugar transporter N3-like, whose product MAILGSHNPLAATFGILGNIISVMVYLAPARTFQKIYKKKSTQSFQSLPYLVALFSSSLWLFYASFDFKHSLLIITINSFGCVTEIIYILIFVKYADRDAKNLTIKLFAVMNLGCLASIVLVVRCAVDQSKRVLIIGWICDVVSVIVFASPLSVVFQVIRTKSVQFMPFCLSFSLLLNAIMWLAYGLFNKDMCVAMPNVGGLALGLLQMLLHVIYRKRGATEEVATEDAVRTIVVVMNPLGPAEVFPIAVKDEHSEGGEDDAEGKTVEANDCPL is encoded by the exons ATGGCCATCTTGGGGAGTCACAATCCTCTTGCAGCCACTTTTGGCATATTAG GAAACATCATTTCCGTCATGGTATACCTGGCTCCGGC GCGAACGTTTCAGAAAATCTACAAAAAGAAATCCACCCAGAGTTTCCAATCTCTACCTTACTTGGTGGCATTATTCAGCTCTTCCCTTTGGTTGTTCTATGCATCATTCGACTTCAAACACTCCCTTTTGATTATCACCATAAACTCCTTTGGATGCGTGACAGAGATCATCTACATTCTCATCTTCGTAAAGTATGCGGATAGGGATGCCAAG AACTTAACCATTAAGCTGTTTGCGGTAATGAACTTGGGGTGCTTGGCCTCGATCGTTTTGGTAGTGCGTTGCGCTGTCGATCAAAGCAAACGAGTCTTAATCATTGGATGGATTTGTGACGTGGTTTCAGTGATTGTCTTTGCATCACCTCTGAGCGTTGTG TTCCAAGTTATAAGAACGAAGAGTGTACAATTTATGCCCTTCTGTTTGTCATTTTCCCTCTTACTGAACGCCATAATGTGGCTTGCTTATGGTTTGTTCAACAAGGACATGTGCGTTGCG ATGCCAAATGTGGGTGGTTTAGCACTGGGACTGCTTCAGATGTTGCTACATGTGATTTACAGGAAACGTGGTGCGACGGAGGAGGTAGCGACGGAGGATGCAGTGAGAACCATTGTGGTGGTGATGAATCCATTGGGGCCTGCAGAAGTGTTTCCAATAGCAGTGAAAGATGAACATTCTGAAGGTGGAGAGGACGATGCAGAAGGGAAAACCGTGGAAGCCAACGATTGCCCTCTGTGA